One Oryza glaberrima chromosome 10, OglaRS2, whole genome shotgun sequence DNA segment encodes these proteins:
- the LOC127753289 gene encoding F-box/LRR-repeat protein At3g48880 produces MGENKWMGKRWEDMDTDVLVKIFKELNLVELSPVSQVCHLWRLACSDPLIWSTLDFGLLKSNYIQTRASPYIWVDDRSDKRLSRILRVAMSISYGNVSCLIFHYNLYMKDEHLHYISERSPHLKRLVMPAWNRITKFGICQAIQRWEELESLTMPTIGHPPYIMEEIARSCKNFAELKVMGSFDDLFASAIATHLPKLKVLSLRCSKVTMSALLWLLDNLANLEVLNISHCLLFEIVANGRRQVIHELDDQTLEKASRLREFHHCQSRSCLACQRMMADEGIMRWYRYEDWFWRRDEVSSLDLQDYGKLFDAECEALTAVE; encoded by the exons ATGGGGGAGAATAAATGGATGGGAAAAAGATGGGAGGACATGGACACTGATGTCCTCGTGAAGATATTCAAGGAGTTGAACTTAGTTGAGCTGTCACCCGTATCTCAAGTTTGTCATTTGTGGCGTTTGGCCTGTTCAGATCCGCTTATTTGGAGCACTCTTGACTTCGGTTTGCTGAAATCCAATTATATTCAAACAAGGGCATCTCCCTATATTTGGGTTGATGATAGGTCTGACAAGAGGCTTTCAAGAATATTACGGGTGGCTATGTCAATTAGCTATGGAAATGTTAGTTGCTTGATATTTCATTACAATCTGTACATGAAGGATGAACACCTACATTACATCTCAGAAAG GTCTCCTCACCTAAAACGACTGGTTATGCCAGCATGGAACCGCATTACCAAATTCGGAATATGCCAAGCTATTCAAAGGTGGGAAGAGCTGGAGTCGCTGACAATGCCTACCATTGGCCATCCTCCGTATATCATGGAAGAGATAGCGAGGAGCTGCAAGAACTTTGCAGAGCTCAAGGTCATGGGCTCATTCGACGACCTCTTTGCTTCGGCGATTGCCACCCACCTTCCAAAGCTGAAAGTCTTAAGCCTGCGCTGCTCGAAAGTGACCATGAGTGCCCTGCTATGGTTACTGGACAACCTGGCAAACCTTGAGGTTCTGAACATTTCTCATTGCCTGCTGTTTGAGATCGTGGCCAACGGGCGGAGGCAAGTGATCCATGAGCTGGATGACCAAACCCTCGAGAAAGCTTCCCGGCTGCGGGAGTTCCACCACTGCCAGAGCAGATCATGCCTTGCGTGCCAGCGGATGATGGCGGACGAAGGCATCATGCGGTGGTACAGGTATGAAGACTGGTTCTGGCGCCGGGATGAGGTGAGCTCACTTGATCTGCAAGACTATGGGAAGCTGTTCGATGCAGAGTGCGAGGCATTGACAGCCGTGGAATAG
- the LOC127753319 gene encoding uncharacterized protein LOC127753319: MTPSAIVVGMPTRCAPPAFMAGVGRGRGRGGFFRPVVTAAAACGGGGGGGGGDEEQKRQIPPLPSMAAMPPSLRAIQAKRKLEAVRRGVVPRVAGTSAVAALVAAVEAVQGAAAGGAAEAARGAGDAMAWVIRKVHLESPDLAVGLLGLVASCLGTVMEAEMDRIKRKNVEPSASAAAAASNAAPDNDGGDTDQIEDADAEMPELVELDMETELWSRIGIMHSDEDTPVFVDDEDGLQEIIDIARVHRRKAAYERIIATAADVNSLILSNYAQLLYQFDKDLDRAEDYFKQAVAAEPVDGEAMRRYALFMWHARGDLAGAEDMFTRAIDEEPQSSQHRSSYAWFLWMTGGVETCLIDSGNDTE, encoded by the exons ATGACGCCGTCGGCGATCGTGGTTGGCATGCCGACGAggtgcgcgccgccggcgttcATGGCGGGGGTGGGGAGGGGCAGGGGGAGGGGTGGGTTCTTTAGGCctgtggtgacggcggcggcggcgtgcggcggaggtggcggcggtggtggtggggatgaGGAGCAGAAGAGGCAGAttccgccgctgccgtcgatGGCCGCGATGCCGCCGTCGCTGCGGGCAATCCAGGCGAAGAGGAAGCTGGAGGCGGTGCGGCGCGGGGTGGTGCCGCGGGTGGCCGGGACGAGCGCGGTTGCGGCGCTggtcgcggcggtggaggccgtgcagggcgccgcggccgggggcgccgccgaggccgcgcgcggcgccggggACGCCATGGCGTGGGTCATCCGCAAGGTGCACCTCGAGTcgcccgacctcgccgtcggcctcctcggCCTCGTCGCGTCCTGCCTCGGCACGGTCATGGAGGCGGAGATGGACCGGATCAAACGCAAGAACGTCGAGCcgtccgcgtcggcggcggcggcggccagcaacGCTGCCCccgacaacgacggcggcgacaccgACCAGAtcgaggacgccgacgccgagatGCCGGAGCTGGTGGAGCTTGACATGGAGACGGAGCTCTGGTCCCGGATCGGCATCATGCACAGCGACGAAGACACGCCGGTGttcgtcgacgacgaggacggccTGCAGGAGATCATCGACATCGCCCGTGTCCACCGGCGGAAGGCGGCGTACGAGAGGatcatcgccaccgccgccgacgtcaaCTCGCTCATCCTCTCCAACTACGCGCAGCTCCTCTACCAGTTCGACAAGGACCTCGACAG GGCGGAGGACTACTTCaagcaggcggtggcggcggagccggTGGACGGCGAGGCGATGAGGAGGTACGCGCTGTTCATGTGGCACGCacgcggcgacctcgccggcgcggaggaCATGTTCACCCGCGCCATCGACGAGGAGCCGCAGAGCAGCCAGCACCGCAGCAGCTACGCCTGGTTCCTCTGGATGACCGGCGGCGTCGAGACCTGCCTCATCGACTCCGGCAACGACACAGAATGA
- the LOC127753012 gene encoding membrane steroid-binding protein 1 yields the protein MAAAVAELWETLKQAIVAYTGLSPAAFFTAVAVAAALYHVVSGIFAGPPPPPPRPRDEPEAEPLPPPVQLGEVSEEELRQYDGSDPKKPLLMAIKGQIYDVTQSRMFYGPGGPYALFAGKDASRALAKMSFEPQDLTGDISGLGPFELDALQDWEYKFMGKYVKVGTVKKTVPVEDGAPSTSPETTETAAAAEPEKAPATEEKPREVSSEEVKEKEDAVAAAAPDEGAKES from the exons atggcggcggcggtggcggagctgtGGGAGACGCTGAAGCAGGCGATCGTGGCGTACACGGggctgtcgccggcggcgttcttcaccgccgtggcggtggcggcggcgctgtaccACGTCGTGTCGGGGATCTTCGCGgggccgcccccgccgccgccgcggccgagggACGAGCCCGAGGCGgagccgctcccgccgcccgtgCAGCTCGGGGAGGTCTCCGAGGAGGAGCTCCGCCAGTACGACGGGTCCGATCCCAAGAAGCCCCTCCTCATGGCCATCAAGGGCCAGATCTATGACGTCACGCAGAGCAG GATGTTCTATGGACCTGGTGGACCTTATGCGCTATTCGCTGGCAAAGATGCCAGCAGAGCACTCGCTAAGATGTCCTTCGAGCCCCAGGATTTGACCGGTGACATCTCTGGTCTTGGCCCATTTGAACTCGACGCATTGCAGGACTGGGAGTACAAGTTTATGGGCAAGTACGTGAAGGTCGGTACCGTCAAGAAGACCGTCCCTGTTGAAGATGGTGCCCCAAGCACTTCACCAGAAACAACTgaaaccgccgctgccgctgagCCAGAGAAGGCGCCAGCAACCGAAGAGAAGCCGAGGGAGGTAAGCTCGGAGGaagtaaaagaaaaggaggatgCTGTTGCCGCTGCTGCACCTGATGAAGGCGCCAAAGAAAGTTAG
- the LOC127753354 gene encoding membrane steroid-binding protein 2, with protein MATCSAACARPAVVVVASPAAARRRAASSVYLPGRPLRGGGVVRCSAGPVSGGMISKKVAELWAAARSASPVAVIAAVAGAAVVYKVGSSLLAPPPPPARPREEPSEEAPPPPEPVQVGEITAEELLQYDGSDPEKPLLMAIKGQIYDVSQSRLFYGPGGPYALFAGKDASRALAKMSFEPQDLTDDISGLSLLELSALQDWEYKFSSKYVKVGTIKKVLVEQGGDSTADAIEEAAVDGEDSILTAKMSNQLLYEEEMEVGSDDP; from the exons ATGGCGACTTGCTCCGCTGCTTGCGCTCGcccagccgtcgtcgtcgtcgcgtcgccggccgccgcgcggcggcgcgccgcctcctccgtctaCCTCCCTGGTCGGCctctgcgcggcggcggcgtcgtgcgaTGCAGCGCTGGGCCTGTAAGCGGTGGGATGATCTCGAAGAAGG TGGCGGAgctgtgggcggcggcgaggagcgcgtcgccggtggcggtgatcgccgcggtggccggcgcggcggtggtctACAAGGTGGGGTCCAGTctcctcgcgccgcctcctccgccggcgaggCCCCGGGAGGAGCCCAGCGAGGAggccccgccgcctccggagCCGGTGCAGGTGGGGGAGATCACGGCGGAGGAGTTGCTGCAGTACGACGGGTCCGACCCCGAGAAGCCGCTGCTCATGGCGATCAAGGGGCAGATCTATGACGTCTCCCAGAGCAG ATTGTTCTATGGACCTGGTGGACCATATGCATTGTTTGCTGGTAAAGATGCCAGTAGGGCGTTGGCGAAGATGTCCTTTGAGCCACAAGATCTGACTGATGATATATCTGGCCTAAGTTTACTTGAACTCAGTGCCCTTCAGGACTGGGAGTACAAGTTCAGCAGCAAGTACGTGAAGGTTGGAACCATAAAAAAGGTGCTCGTAGAACAGGGTGGCGATAGCACTGCCGATGCAATAGAGGAGGCAGCTGTCGATGGTGAAGACAGCATCCTGACTGCTAAGATGTCTAATCAATTACTATATGAGGAAGAAATGGAAGTCGGTAGTGATGATCCATGA
- the LOC127753320 gene encoding thylakoid lumenal 17.4 kDa protein, chloroplastic yields the protein MASTSSCLASPATAAVAPRLRVRVTPRAGRVVACSAGGGGGPEAAGLFAGGRKAVGGLACGVLAAWAVASSSSPVIAASQRLPPLSTEPNRCERAFVGNTIGQANGVYDKPLDLRFCDYTNEKTNLKGKSLAAALMSDSKFDGADMSEVVMSKAYAVGASFKGTDFTNAVIDRVNFEKADLQGAIFRNTVLSGSTFDDAKMQDVVFEDTIIGYIDLQKLCTNTSISADSRLELGCR from the exons atggcctccacctcctcctgcctcgcctcgccggccacggcggcggtggcgccccgGCTGCGGGTGCGGGTGACGCCGAGGGCGGGGCGGGTGGTGGCGTGCTCGGccgggggtggcggcgggccggaggcggcggggctgTTTGCCGGTGGGCGCAAGGCGGTGGGCGGGCTTGCGTGCGGCGTCCTCGCGGCCTGGGCCGTCGCGTCCTCGTCCAGCCCCGTGATTGCCGCCAGCCAG AGGTTGCCTCCACTGTCCACAGAGCCAAACAGATGCGAGCGTGCTTTTGTCGGGAACACAATTGGTCAGGCAAATGGGGTGTATGACAAGCCACTCGATCTCCGGTTTTGCGATTACACAAACGAGAAAACTAATCTGAAAGGAAAATCTCTAGCTGCAGCCTTGATGTCCGATTCAAAGTTTGATGGGGCCGACATGTCTGAAGTTGTGATGTCCAAAGCTTATGCTGTGGGGGCAAGCTTCAAAG GAACGGATTTCACAAATGCAGTAATAGACCGTGTCAATTTTGAGAAGGCCGATCTCCAAGGGGCAATCTTCAGGAACACCGTCTTGTCAGGATCAACCTTCGATGACGCTAAAATGCAGGACGTCGTGTTTGAGGACACGATAATCGGCTACATTGACCTTCAGAAGCTATGCACCAACACTTCCATCAGCGCAGACTCAAGATTAGAGCTGGGCTGCAGATGA
- the LOC127785642 gene encoding uncharacterized protein LOC127785642, translating into MDGVGGGGGILSYEKLEGYAIWVGASVASAFFASMESCSCIHVHTADDEGDDYDPEEAKDRPLMLSRPQALPEYYYDRSASSASFAKM; encoded by the coding sequence AtggatggcgtcggcggcggcggcggcatcctgtCGTACGAGAAGCTGGAGGGGTACGCGATCTGGGTCGGGGCCAGCGTGGCGTCGGCCTTCTTCGCGTCCATGGAGAGCTGCTCCTGCATCCACGTCCacaccgccgacgacgagggcgaCGACTACGACCCCGAGGAGGCCAAGGACCGCCCCCTCATGCTCTCCCGCCCCCAGGCCCTCCCCGAGTACTACTACGACCgatccgcctcctccgcctccttcgCCAAGATGTGA
- the LOC127752719 gene encoding glutamyl-tRNA reductase, chloroplastic encodes MMASTTSATAAGGAFAAAKTRAGSSAAGGGACARVAAGGRRRSGVVVRCDASVEAQAVAKAASVAALEQFKISADRYMKERSSIAVIGLSVHTAPVEMREKLAVAEELWPRAISELTSLNHIEEAAVLSTCNRMEIYVVALSWNRGIREVVDWMSKKSGIPASELREHLFMLRDSDATRHLFEVSAGLDSLVLGEGQILAQVKQVVRSGQNSGGLGKNIDRMFKDAITAGKRVRCETNISSGAVSVSSAAVELALMKLPKSECLSARMLLIGAGKMGKLVVKHLIAKGCKKVVVVNRSVERVDAIREEMKDIEIVYRPLTEMYEAAAEADVVFTSTASETPLFTKEHAEALPAISDAMGGVRLFVDISVPRNVSACVSEVGHARVYNVDDLKEVVEANKEDRLRKAMEAQTIITQELKRFEAWRDSLETVPTIKKLRSYADRIRASELEKCLQKIGEDALTKKMRRSIEELSTGIVNKLLHGPLQHLRCDGSDSRTLDETLENMHALNRMFSLDTEKAIIEQKIKAKVEKSQN; translated from the exons ATGATGGCGAGCACGACGTCAGCGACGGCCGCCGGGGGCGCGTTCGCCGCCGCGAAGACGCGGGcggggtcgtcggcggcgggcggcggcgcgtgcgcgagggtcgccgccggcgggcggaggcggtCCGGCGTGGTGGTGCGGTGCGACGCCAGCGTGGAGGCGCAGGCGGTGGCCAAGGCCGCCAGCGTCGCCGCGCTCGAGCAGTTCAAGATCTCCGCCGACC GGTACATGAAGGAAAGAAGTAGCATAGCGGTAATAGGCCTCAGTGTACACACTGCACCAGTGGAGATGCGTGAGAAACTTGCTGTTGCAGAGGAACTATGGCCCCGTGCTATCTCAGAACTCACCAGTCTGAATCATATTGAAGAGGCTGCTGTTCTTAGTACCTGCAATAGAATGGAAATCTATGTGGTAGCTTTATCGTGGAACCGTGGGATTAGAGAAGTGGTAGACTGGATGTCAAAG aaAAGTGGAATCCCTGCCTCTGAGCTCAGGGAGCATCTATTCATGTTGCGTGACAGTGATGCCACACGCCATCTGTTTGAGGTATCTGCTGGGCTTGACTCTTTGGTTCTTGGAGAAGGGCAAATCCTTGCTCAAGTTAAACAAGTTGTCAGAAGTGGGCAAAACAGTggaggcttgggaaagaacatCGATAGGATGTTCAAGGATGCAATCACTGCTGGAAAGCGTGTCCGCTGCGAGACTAACATATCATCAGGTGCTGTCTCTGTCAGTTCAGCTGCAGTTGAATTGGCCTTGATGAAGCTTCCAAAGTCGGAATGCCTATCTGCTAGGATGCTGTTGATTGGTGCTGGCAAGATGGGAAAGTTGGTGGTTAAACATTTGATTGCCAAGGGATGCAAGAAAGTTGTTGTGGTGAACCGTTCAGTGGAAAGGGTGGATGCCATCCGCGAAGAGATGAAAGACATCGAGATTGTGTACAGGCCTCTTACAGAGATGTATGAAGCCGCTGCCGAAGCTGATGTCGTGTTCACAAGCACGGCATCTGAAACCCCATTGTTCACAAAGGAGCACGCAGAGGCGCTTCCCGCTATTTCTGATGCTATGGGTGGTGTTCGACTCTTTGTCGACATATCCGTCCCCAGAAATGTCAGCGCCTGTGTGTCTGAAGTTGGCCATGCGCGAGTATACAACGTCGATGACTTGAAAGAGGTTGTGGAAGCCAACAAGGAGGACCGGCTTAGGAAAGCAATGGAGGCCCAAACAATCATCACCCAAGAATTGAAACGGTTCGAGGCATGGAGGGACTCGCTGGAGACTGTTCCGACTATCAAGAAGCTGAGGTCCTACGCCGACAGGATCAGGGCTTCGGAGCTTGAGAAGTGCCTCCAGAAGATCGGCGAAGACGCCCTCACCAAGAAGATGAGAAGATCCATCGAGGAGCTCAGCACCGGCATCGTGAACAAGCTTCTCCACGGCCCATTGCAGCACCTGAGATGTGACGGCAGCGACAGCCGCACCCTCGATGAGACGCTGGAGAACATGCACGCCCTCAACAGGATGTTCAGCCTCGACACCGAGAAGGCGATCATTGAGCAGAAGATCAAGGCGAAGGTGGAGAAGTCCCAGAACTGA